CAAACAGGTGGACACACAATGAATGCCACTAAAAGCAGCAGTATTTTCCACGAGGCCCATGTGAGTGACCCTCTCCAGAGTTCCTGCATGAATTGAAGAGATGAGCAGATTGAGTcgttgaacttgtgaaacacctACCTGCAGATAGCGCTGCACTACAGTGTGCGCAATAACTTCCTTTTGCTCGTTCTCGATGAGCACGTCCAAGAACTCCACATTTCTTCGATCAGTGGCTTGAAGTATTTTGCCTGCTGAGTCAGAGCCGGCAGCTAATGCCAGCAGCTCGGTGGCCATTGCTTCGCATTGTTTGCCGGCGGCTACTAGGTCTTTGGCGCGTTCTTTTTCCTTTTGGGAGGACAATTATAAGAGATTACTTGTTTACATTTcgataaatataaatgcatCTTCATTCCACTAACCTTTGTTGATAAATTCATATAGATATTTGACAATTTCGCCGCGGTATCGACTGGTGCCGGTGAGACCAGCACAAATTCTTGTATCGGTTTGTTATTGTGATTTTTGGAGACAACCATTAAGTTGTACACAAACCTTTTGTCTTCCATTAGATTGTAGGTGTCATGTTCTTTGTTCATGAGATACCGCAGCACATCGTTGTGGCCTTCGGAAGCGGCAAACCATATTGCCGCGCAACCGTAGTTCGTCTCCGACTTTGGCGAGGCGCCTGCCTCGCATAGTAACTTCACAACTTCCAAGTGGCCGGCTTTGGCAGCACAATGCAGTGACGTCCAACCATTTTTGTCGGTGGCATTTATCTCTGCGCCTTGACCCAACAGAATCTCCACCATCTGTATGTGGCCGTGCATGGAGGCGATGTGTAAACCGGTCCTGCCATGACGATCCGTCGATTGGAGCAGTTCTGCTGAGCGACTCAGAAGCAAGCCAACCACTGACATGTGACCACCGAAGCAAGCCAAATGGAGTGGATTATAACCCTGTggaacaatatacatatatttcctataatacttatgcaaaaatttcattaactcACATTCTCTGTCGTTGCCGCCTCTACTTGCACTCCCGCCGAGTTCAGCAGCAAACGCACCACATTCTCATTGCCCGAGAATGCTGCCAAATGTAATGGTGTCATCCCCGATTCCGCCCCTAAGTCACCAAAGAGACTTTGTCCGGTCGGAGGTTCAGATTTCACTGTCGCCGGCACGCTCGTCAATAGTTCGCGCACAGTGTCCGCTTGTCCGTAGTAGGCAGCCACATGCAACGGCGTCAGTCCCAATTTCTTGCTGGTTATCCTCAAAGAATTGGTTCCTTTCAACGCATCCAATACCTGGCCATGACCGTTCTGTGCCGCTAAATGTACCGCAGTGAAGCCGGCTTTGTTCTCATCCGTACATGAGGCGCCCGCACGCACCAACGCCTTCACCACGTCCGCATGTCCACCCTCGGCCGCCAGTTGTAGCGGTGTGGCATCAGTCAATTTGTTTCTAGCTGATATCACGCCAGAACGATCGAACTTCATTAGCTCCTCGATCACCTTCACCGAACCCTGCATTGCAGCGATGTGTGCGCAGGTGTTTCCATCCTTGCTGGTGGCATTCACCAGCGATGGATGTTGTTGTAGGAATAATTTGGCCACTTCAGAGTAGTTGTTCTGCGCAGCGACATGTATGGGCTTTTGGCCCAGATCATCGGTCGCGTCTATGTTAGCCCCGAGCTCGAGCAGAAGCTGACATACCTCCATCTGTCCACTAGCTGCGGCCAGATGGAGAGGCGTTTGTTTGCGTAGCGTCAATATATCGATGACGGCATTGTGATCCTTGATGAGGAACTTCACCAGATGTGTGAAGCCATTCATCGCTGCCAGATGTAGCGCCGTGCGACCGACACGTGATTTCGAATTGATAAACGCTTTGTTGGTGAGCAGCGCGTCGCACACGTGCAGATACCCTCGTTCGGCAGCCAAATGTAGGGCAGAACGGCCCTCAGTGTCGAACACATCCACTCTGGCATGATTCGCTAAAAGGTTGTTGACCAGCTCCATGTGCCCGCGGTGACAAGCGATTAGCAACGGCGTCCAGCCAACCGATGTCTGTCGATTCATGGCCTTCTGAATGTCCGTGGGATTCATGTGGGCGATCATCTCCATCAACACGTCGTTATTGCCAGCGACGGCACAATAGTGGAAAGCAGTCTCCAGCACATTCTTCGTTTGCAGAGTTACGTCGGCACCATTCTCCAGTAACATGCGAACAATTTCCTTGTCGGACTCAGGTATCTTTACCTCCTCCTTGGTGATTTGGCATGTATAGTGTAGTGCGGTTGCGCCGTCGTCATTCACTGAATTAATATAGGTGGTAGCTTTATCTGGACCATGTTTCTCCTTAACCATCTCGATGAGATGACGTACGATTTCGGGATGACACGAACGGCAGGCCATATGTAGCGATGTTTCGCCAGTCTGCGCAAAGTTTAATTATAGCTAAAGTATGAAACATATTGTGCAATTTGAGTTGGACCTACATTGGATTTGTATAGTGGATCACCGCCATCTTCAAGGAGTTGTATCAGCGTTGCCAGATTACCGTTACGCGCGGCTACATGCACCGGCGTCAGGCCATCATCGGTAGTTAAATTGGGACTAGCTCCGGACTTAAGGAGCATTAAGGCACAACGATCGCCATCCTTAACTCGTGCGGCGATATGCAGCGGCGTTTCGTGCATTGCACCGCCACGGACATGGACATCGGCGCCGAAGCCCAGCAATGTTTCGACGACGGCCGGCTTCGCGGACTCCACGGCGATATGGAGTGCAGTGTAATTCTCCTGCAAATGCAAATCAAAAAGTGAGAAGTTATTACTAATAATAACCAGCTTCTAAAAGCAAAGAATACCCACATTCGTTGTGACATCAACTTTCTCGCCCTTCTGCAGTAGGGTGTTAATGATGCCGGTGTGGCCGTACGCGGCCGCGGTGTGAATGCTGCGCGCGCCATTCTTATTTGGCATGTGTAGATAGACGCCCTTCTTGAAGAGCATCGTCGCGCACTCGGCATGGCCATTCAGCGAGGCGATATGCATCAGCGTGCTGCCATCCTTTGTGCGTTCGAAGATGCTCGCCTTGAATTTGTCCGCCAAAATTTCAATGATGTGCGCATGGCCATTCTCAGCAGCTAAATGCATCGGTGTACGATCTGCACGGCGgcagacaacaacacaaatacacaaaattacaaaaacgagTTGAAATTTAAGGTTAGATGTGTATGGAAATCAGAGCTATGGAATGAAAGGCTACCTTGATTATCCGCAATGGACGCAGAGGCTCGCACGCCGTAGAAGTACTTGAGTAGCGCCTCGTCGCCTTCAGCGGCCGCTATGTGCAACGGTGTCTGACCCTCGCCATTTTGGGTGTCGACATTGGTGCCGTAATCGACGAGTATTCGCACCATATCGACGTCCCGTCGTCTGGCGGCCAAATGTAAGGCCGTGTCTCCATTAGCCGTTGTTGCCTGCGGAAAGTGAAAGGGAGGTGACCGATTACAGGCGGTGATAAGTggtaaaaaactgaaaaattgtaaactgaagaaacttaaaaaatgctttaatcaACGATGTACGAGGTGGCAAATGTCGTCGACATAGTTTCAGTAAATCATATGCAAATTGCTTAGTAGCCAAGTTGAATGCGAAGGTGAAGCTCGAAGTCTAAAGGCCTTCCTCGCTTAAGTGGATATATGTTGTCGATAAGACTTACAGCATATCACTTACTGGCGGTGCGAAGCTTcattaaattactttaattaaattaaatttgacacCGTTACACATGGCCAATCGCGAGAGTGTGtgttaatttaaaagaaaccaATGAGTCGCAAGAGTCTTCAAAGTCGTCGTCGGCGTCTTGCGTGACTCGTTACCGCAAGCGAAAATTGAAAACGGCAGTGAAAAAAGTTTCGCTCAAAATTAGTTCATGGGAATGCCTCGCATGAGCAATAACTTCGCCAGGCGCGCAAATGCAACGCTGTGACCGCCAGCCCTCCAAGTGCCATGACCCACTGCACGCCGCTGGCAATTTAGTCAACGCATCGGtaagtgaaaattttaatttgccaCACCAACTGCTTTATAAAGTTGAAGTGCTGCCGTCTGAACGATGCATACTTTCTGGCGCAATGGCTTAATAAAGTGCCAGCCAGAGTTTGTAGCGCCTCGACCGCGTGCCACTTCTTGTTTGTAGCATGCAACGGCCGTCAATGTCACTGGCGCTGCGTGCACAGCCTTTCTTGCCACACATACGGGCTCGGACGATGCCACCAGGCACTCGTTGCAATATGTGCGAGCAAAGCGTGTGCAAACATGCTTGCAATAAATAAcggtgtgtgtttttttttttgtaagtagTGTGGCGATTTGTATACGATTTCATTTACTGTTACTAAACTAATTTCTTTATTAGCAAAGCCATAAATTTTTAGACAATTTGACAAGTCAAGGTGAAGTAACTTTAAATTTATacttcaaattcaaatatattcataGAGCCTTGTTTTGGCATGCATTACCTTCAGTTGGTCCGACGTTTGAGCTGAGAGCAGCTCTCTGACCATAGATTGATTACCAGACTCTACCGCAAGCAGCAGCGGGATTTTTCCCCTCTGGAATAAAGAACGAAAAGAATAAGATCAGATTtagtaacatatttttattatatttataattctctGGAAATATAATCAATTTTGAGAGTATTCAAGAGTTCATATTGAGGACATTAATATGTGCGATCCTATAAGTATGCTAAAATATCCGAGTATAGGGTGCCTTATCAACAATAAATaacctattttttatatttatttttccatttcaacgaaattttaaCCACACTCCCCTCCTGCCGCAGAAGCATTTATCGATTTTTAGACCCGGTTTGTTTATCATTTCCGTAGCAATGCATTCTTCGACCTTTTTTTGCGCCGTTATTGTTTGGTGCCTGAAAGTATGCTGCATTTCCATGCACATTACAATGGTGTCTACGGAAATGTTGAAAGGTGCGTGTTTATGTCATTGTTACTTGGAAACTATAATAGTTTTTCAAACATGTTTACTATTGCCGGAGAACGTCTGGTTGTCTTTACAgccaacatatgtacatctctTCATGCATGaactctgtatgtatgtttgtatgcatgtaagttAAGTAGGTCTCTGTTGTGTTGAACTCATTTGTCGTCGAGCCCGTAAGTTTTTTGCTGCATTCATAAAGAGTTCAACTTGCAAACTTCGCCGCCGCCAAGTTATTGCCGCAGACACTTTCGTATTCACTTACACAAACAACATTTTGCGTGCCAAGGAGATATTTGAAGAATGGACAGAGTcttcacaaacacacataaccGGGCTTCAATTTACATGTCTAGGAACCTCAAATCTTTACATAtagacatttgtatgtatgtatgtattagggcGCCAAGCTTGCCGTTAAGTGGTTGGGCGTCACAAAGCAAAAAGTAGTTTACCGTGGTGTATGTAACAACTTACAGTTGCGTCAAAATCTATggcatttacaatattttcggCTTCATTATATCTGCACATTTGAAGTGTTTTGGTcggagtgcaaaaaaaaaattctttctgTCATTTTCATGCATctcaatattttacattttttgaaaaatttgaagcaattcaatattatattttataagaaatctcaaaagcaaataataataccCTATCGAAGATATGTTTTCCATATTATAATTGGTACTGCATTTTTTCTGCACTCTAGTGTACTTCCGCATTGCACTAATCTGTATGCAATGAATcacatttgaattttaatttattgcattgcAATCGTTTGCAACTTGCCATGCCTGGAATCTTGTCACTGTCTCACTTGAATGTTTAGTttgattttttcggttttttgggGCTTTTCAAAGAGTTAAGCGCGAGCTTTTTTGTCTGCTCTGCATCGAATGGGTTGCATGAGTTCAGCGCTATATTATATTCATTAGCTTTGTgtatgcaataaaattatttatggatTTGCATTTTTATGTTGCTCCCCATTTCGctttctcattttttttaatttttttttgtgttttatattcTCTCATTCGTGTACATTCGTCTTTGGTTGCCCAAAATTCTTCGCTTTTAAAGCATTTGTtatgattttgttattgttgttgttgtattatacgTTTATTTGTTTGCCAGCTTGGTTATTTCCGTTGCTGCCACGTTTACAACACTTCTGTTTACGTTGGCACCGAGTGGCACGGCTGGCagttaactacaacaacactgaCTCGAAAGAATGGTGATGGGGTTGCTTACATAGTATATACTGTCATGCAAAGTGTGGGTTGAAGATACAGTTATCATTTCTTTGTGAGCCATTGACATAACTGAAACGCACTTCAATGCTGCTGTCGATGGTCCGTGTTgaattgatttattttgaactttacactagcatcactcatacgcactggtgtACCGGAAACGTATGGATTTTCTATGTGGATGCATGcgtctaatttttattttattttttgtgttttattataaatatattaatgacTCTAAATTAGTTTAagacaaaattaaagaaaattatacatatttttttatctccTCACTTGCAATAACagttctctctatctctctctctgttGTATTTTCAgccacttaattttttaatattctcatgtacttatatataaattatattattttattttttacttacccCGTCTACTTTCAAGCGTATTTCTTTGCCAGCTGTCGCTAATAAGGCGCGCAATATATTCGTCGCTGTGCCCGTTTGGCGACTGGAGACGAGATGCACGGCGGTTTGAGTGCGCGACTATAAATAGGAAAAATATAATAGAGTTTTACTAAAAAGCACTTAAAACTTGGCAGTTTACATTTCACAATCTATTTTTTGTACTCTATGAACAAATACAcagaatattataatttaa
This portion of the Zeugodacus cucurbitae isolate PBARC_wt_2022May chromosome 3, idZeuCucr1.2, whole genome shotgun sequence genome encodes:
- the LOC105209722 gene encoding serine/threonine-protein phosphatase 6 regulatory ankyrin repeat subunit A isoform X8; protein product: MSQPVKRGGRGGAGGGIGRRTPSNVAGAVAGNTPEESTTASERATPASKADSDQKDDSSSNGDKKEAEGFPTPKPPSAGASIRDTSNKILALAMKGEWTPIEQELKKLEKYVANAGEDGNHIPLAGIHDPNTGMTPLMFATKDNKTSIMDRMIELGADVGARNNDNYNALHIASMYSREDVVKLLLNKRGVDPYSTGGSRTQTAVHLVSSRQTGTATNILRALLATAGKEIRLKVDGRGKIPLLLAVESGNQSMVRELLSAQTSDQLKATTANGDTALHLAARRRDVDMVRILVDYGTNVDTQNGEGQTPLHIAAAEGDEALLKYFYGVRASASIADNQDRTPMHLAAENGHAHIIEILADKFKASIFERTKDGSTLMHIASLNGHAECATMLFKKGVYLHMPNKNGARSIHTAAAYGHTGIINTLLQKGEKVDVTTNENYTALHIAVESAKPAVVETLLGFGADVHVRGGAMHETPLHIAARVKDGDRCALMLLKSGASPNLTTDDGLTPVHVAARNGNLATLIQLLEDGGDPLYKSNTGETSLHMACRSCHPEIVRHLIEMVKEKHGPDKATTYINSVNDDGATALHYTCQITKEEVKIPESDKEIVRMLLENGADVTLQTKNVLETAFHYCAVAGNNDVLMEMIAHMNPTDIQKAMNRQTSVGWTPLLIACHRGHMELVNNLLANHARVDVFDTEGRSALHLAAERGYLHVCDALLTNKAFINSKSRVGRTALHLAAMNGFTHLVKFLIKDHNAVIDILTLRKQTPLHLAAASGQMEVCQLLLELGANIDATDDLGQKPIHVAAQNNYSEVAKLFLQQHPSLVNATSKDGNTCAHIAAMQGSVKVIEELMKFDRSGVISARNKLTDATPLQLAAEGGHADVVKALVRAGASCTDENKAGFTAVHLAAQNGHGQVLDALKGTNSLRITSKKLGLTPLHVAAYYGQADTVRELLTSVPATVKSEPPTGQSLFGDLGAESGMTPLHLAAFSGNENVVRLLLNSAGVQVEAATTENGYNPLHLACFGGHMSVVGLLLSRSAELLQSTDRHGRTGLHIASMHGHIQMVEILLGQGAEINATDKNGWTSLHCAAKAGHLEVVKLLCEAGASPKSETNYGCAAIWFAASEGHNDVLRYLMNKEHDTYNLMEDKRFVYNLMVVSKNHNNKPIQEFVLVSPAPVDTAAKLSNIYMNLSTKEKERAKDLVAAGKQCEAMATELLALAAGSDSAGKILQATDRRNVEFLDVLIENEQKEVIAHTVVQRYLQELWRGSLTWASWKILLLLVAFIVCPPVWIGFTFPMGHKFNKVPIIKFMSYLTSHIYLMIHLSIVGITPIYPVLRLSLVPYWYEIGLLIWLSGLLLFELTNPSDKSGLGSIKLLVLLLGMAGVGVHVAAFVFVSKLYWPTLIYCRNQCFALAFLLACVQILDFLSFHHLFGPWAIIIGDLLKDLARFLAVLAIFVFGFSMHIVALNQSFTNLKPEDLRGFEKRNRNRGYFSDGAHEEKEASKSGTDDGNTAGQPAHQGWRQVALEDQER
- the LOC105209722 gene encoding serine/threonine-protein phosphatase 6 regulatory ankyrin repeat subunit A isoform X4 — its product is MSQPVKRGGRGGAGGGIGRRTPSNVAGAVAGNTPEESTTASERATPASKADSDQKDDSSSNGDKKEAEGFPTPKPPSAGASIRDTSNKILALAMKGEWTPIEQELKKLEKYVANAGEDGNHIPLAGIHDPNTGMTPLMFATKDNKTSIMDRMIELGADVGARNNDNYNALHIASMYSREDVVKLLLNKRGVDPYSTGGSRTQTAVHLVSSRQTGTATNILRALLATAGKEIRLKVDGRGKIPLLLAVESGNQSMVRELLSAQTSDQLKATTANGDTALHLAARRRDVDMVRILVDYGTNVDTQNGEGQTPLHIAAAEGDEALLKYFYGVRASASIADNQDRTPMHLAAENGHAHIIEILADKFKASIFERTKDGSTLMHIASLNGHAECATMLFKKGVYLHMPNKNGARSIHTAAAYGHTGIINTLLQKGEKVDVTTNENYTALHIAVESAKPAVVETLLGFGADVHVRGGAMHETPLHIAARVKDGDRCALMLLKSGASPNLTTDDGLTPVHVAARNGNLATLIQLLEDGGDPLYKSNTGETSLHMACRSCHPEIVRHLIEMVKEKHGPDKATTYINSVNDDGATALHYTCQITKEEVKIPESDKEIVRMLLENGADVTLQTKNVLETAFHYCAVAGNNDVLMEMIAHMNPTDIQKAMNRQTSVGWTPLLIACHRGHMELVNNLLANHARVDVFDTEGRSALHLAAERGYLHVCDALLTNKAFINSKSRVGRTALHLAAMNGFTHLVKFLIKDHNAVIDILTLRKQTPLHLAAASGQMEVCQLLLELGANIDATDDLGQKPIHVAAQNNYSEVAKLFLQQHPSLVNATSKDGNTCAHIAAMQGSVKVIEELMKFDRSGVISARNKLTDATPLQLAAEGGHADVVKALVRAGASCTDENKAGFTAVHLAAQNGHGQVLDALKGTNSLRITSKKLGLTPLHVAAYYGQADTVRELLTSVPATVKSEPPTGQSLFGDLGAESGMTPLHLAAFSGNENVVRLLLNSAGVQVEAATTENGYNPLHLACFGGHMSVVGLLLSRSAELLQSTDRHGRTGLHIASMHGHIQMVEILLGQGAEINATDKNGWTSLHCAAKAGHLEVVKLLCEAGASPKSETNYGCAAIWFAASEGHNDVLRYLMNKEHDTYNLMEDKRFVYNLMVVSKNHNNKPIQEFVLVSPAPVDTAAKLSNIYMNLSTKEKERAKDLVAAGKQCEAMATELLALAAGSDSAGKILQATDRRNVEFLDVLIENEQKEVIAHTVVQRYLQELWRGSLTWASWKILLLLVAFIVCPPVWIGFTFPMGHKFNKVPIIKFMSYLTSHIYLMIHLSIVGITPIYPVLRLSLVPYWYEIGLLIWLSGLLLFELTNPSDKSGLGSIKLLVLLLGMAGVGVHVAAFVFVSKLYWPTLIYCRNQCFALAFLLACVQILDFLSFHHLFGPWAIIIGDLLKDLARFLAVLAIFVFGFSMHIVALNQSFTNLKPEDLRGFEKRNRNRGYFSDVRMHPITSFELLFFAVFGQTTTEQTQVDKILNVAEPTQPYWVEYLFKIVFGIYMLVSVVVLINLLIAMMSDTYQRIQAQSDIEWKFGLSKLIRNMHRTTTAPSPLNLVTTWFMWIVEKVKARMKKKKRPSLVQMMGIRQASPRTKAGAKWLSKIKKDSVALSVVHLSPLGSQTSFTAANQNRIENVADWEAIAKKYRALVGDEEGGSIKDSEAESGSVEGSGGGGTGAPPPPAQVGNNVAAAPPQEQLPHV
- the LOC105209722 gene encoding serine/threonine-protein phosphatase 6 regulatory ankyrin repeat subunit A isoform X3, coding for MSQPVKRGGRGGAGGGIGRRTPSNVAGAVAGNTPEESTTASERATPASKADSDQKDDSSSNGDKKEAEGFPTPKPPSAGASIRDTSNKILALAMKGEWTPIEQELKKLEKYVANAGEDGNHIPLAGIHDPNTGMTPLMFATKDNKTSIMDRMIELGADVGARNNDNYNALHIASMYSREDVVKLLLNKRGVDPYSTGGSRTQTAVHLVSSRQTGTATNILRALLATAGKEIRLKVDGRGKIPLLLAVESGNQSMVRELLSAQTSDQLKATTANGDTALHLAARRRDVDMVRILVDYGTNVDTQNGEGQTPLHIAAAEGDEALLKYFYGVRASASIADNQDRTPMHLAAENGHAHIIEILADKFKASIFERTKDGSTLMHIASLNGHAECATMLFKKGVYLHMPNKNGARSIHTAAAYGHTGIINTLLQKGEKVDVTTNENYTALHIAVESAKPAVVETLLGFGADVHVRGGAMHETPLHIAARVKDGDRCALMLLKSGASPNLTTDDGLTPVHVAARNGNLATLIQLLEDGGDPLYKSNTGETSLHMACRSCHPEIVRHLIEMVKEKHGPDKATTYINSVNDDGATALHYTCQITKEEVKIPESDKEIVRMLLENGADVTLQTKNVLETAFHYCAVAGNNDVLMEMIAHMNPTDIQKAMNRQTSVGWTPLLIACHRGHMELVNNLLANHARVDVFDTEGRSALHLAAERGYLHVCDALLTNKAFINSKSRVGRTALHLAAMNGFTHLVKFLIKDHNAVIDILTLRKQTPLHLAAASGQMEVCQLLLELGANIDATDDLGQKPIHVAAQNNYSEVAKLFLQQHPSLVNATSKDGNTCAHIAAMQGSVKVIEELMKFDRSGVISARNKLTDATPLQLAAEGGHADVVKALVRAGASCTDENKAGFTAVHLAAQNGHGQVLDALKGTNSLRITSKKLGLTPLHVAAYYGQADTVRELLTSVPATVKSEPPTGQSLFGDLGAESGMTPLHLAAFSGNENVVRLLLNSAGVQVEAATTENGYNPLHLACFGGHMSVVGLLLSRSAELLQSTDRHGRTGLHIASMHGHIQMVEILLGQGAEINATDKNGWTSLHCAAKAGHLEVVKLLCEAGASPKSETNYGCAAIWFAASEGHNDVLRYLMNKEHDTYNLMEDKRFVYNLMVVSKNHNNKPIQEFVLVSPAPVDTAAKLSNIYMNLSTKEKERAKDLVAAGKQCEAMATELLALAAGSDSAGKILQATDRRNVEFLDVLIENEQKEVIAHTVVQRYLQELWRGSLTWASWKILLLLVAFIVCPPVWIGFTFPMGHKFNKVPIIKFMSYLTSHIYLMIHLSIVGITPIYPVLRLSLVPYWYEIGLLIWLSGLLLFELTNPSDKSGLGSIKLLVLLLGMAGVGVHVAAFVFVSKLYWPTLIYCRNQCFALAFLLACVQILDFLSFHHLFGPWAIIIGDLLKDLARFLAVLAIFVFGFSMHIVALNQSFTNLKPEDLRGFEKRNRNRGYFSDVRMHPITSFELLFFAVFGQTTTEQTQVDKILNVAEPTQPYWVEYLFKIVFGIYMLVSVVVLINLLIAMMSDTYQRIQAQSDIEWKFGLSKLIRNMHRTTTAPSPLNLVTTWFMWIVEKVKARMKKKKRPSLVQMMGIRQASPRTKAGAKWLSKIKKVDSVALSVVHLSPLGSQTSFTAANQNRIENVADWEAIAKKYRALVGDEEGGSIKDSEAESGSVEGSGGGGTGAPPPPAQVGNNVAAAPPQEQLPHV
- the LOC105209722 gene encoding serine/threonine-protein phosphatase 6 regulatory ankyrin repeat subunit A isoform X11, encoding MSQPVKRGGRGGAGGGIGRRTPSNVAGAVAGNTPEESTTASERATPASKADSDQKDDSSSNGDKKEAEGFPTPKPPSAGASIRDTSNKILALAMKGEWTPIEQELKKLEKYVANAGEDGNHIPLAGIHDPNTGMTPLMFATKDNKTSIMDRMIELGADVGARNNDNYNALHIASMYSREDVVKLLLNKRGVDPYSTGGSRTQTAVHLVSSRQTGTATNILRALLATAGKEIRLKVDGRGKIPLLLAVESGNQSMVRELLSAQTSDQLKATTANGDTALHLAARRRDVDMVRILVDYGTNVDTQNGEGQTPLHIAAAEGDEALLKYFYGVRASASIADNQDRTPMHLAAENGHAHIIEILADKFKASIFERTKDGSTLMHIASLNGHAECATMLFKKGVYLHMPNKNGARSIHTAAAYGHTGIINTLLQKGEKVDVTTNENYTALHIAVESAKPAVVETLLGFGADVHVRGGAMHETPLHIAARVKDGDRCALMLLKSGASPNLTTDDGLTPVHVAARNGNLATLIQLLEDGGDPLYKSNTGETSLHMACRSCHPEIVRHLIEMVKEKHGPDKATTYINSVNDDGATALHYTCQITKEEVKIPESDKEIVRMLLENGADVTLQTKNVLETAFHYCAVAGNNDVLMEMIAHMNPTDIQKAMNRQTSVGWTPLLIACHRGHMELVNNLLANHARVDVFDTEGRSALHLAAERGYLHVCDALLTNKAFINSKSRVGRTALHLAAMNGFTHLVKFLIKDHNAVIDILTLRKQTPLHLAAASGQMEVCQLLLELGANIDATDDLGQKPIHVAAQNNYSEVAKLFLQQHPSLVNATSKDGNTCAHIAAMQGSVKVIEELMKFDRSGVISARNKLTDATPLQLAAEGGHADVVKALVRAGASCTDENKAGFTAVHLAAQNGHGQVLDALKGTNSLRITSKKLGLTPLHVAAYYGQADTVRELLTSVPATVKSEPPTGQSLFGDLGAESGMTPLHLAAFSGNENVVRLLLNSAGVQVEAATTENGYNPLHLACFGGHMSVVGLLLSRSAELLQSTDRHGRTGLHIASMHGHIQMVEILLGQGAEINATDKNGWTSLHCAAKAGHLEVVKLLCEAGASPKSETNYGCAAIWFAASEGHNDVLRYLMNKEHDTYNLMEDKRFVYNLMVVSKNHNNKPIQEFVLVSPAPVDTAAKLSNIYMNLSTKEKERAKDLVAAGKQCEAMATELLALAAGSDSAGKILQATDRRNVEFLDVLIENEQKEVIAHTVVQRYLQELWRGSLTWASWKILLLLVAFIVCPPVWIGFTFPMGHKFNKVPIIKFMSYLTSHIYLMIHLSIVGITPIYPVLRLSLVPYWYEIGLLIWLSGLLLFELTNPSDKSGLGSIKLLVLLLGMAGVGVHVAAFVFVSKLYWPTLIYCRNQCFALAFLLACVQILDFLSFHHLFGPWAIIIGDLLKDLARFLAVLAIFVFGFSMHIVALNQSFTNLKPEDLRGFEKRNRNRGYFSDDDMPTPRPPLSSAERYVDSRSLSSEFRRKHKADLRMHPITSFELLFFAVFGQTTTEQTQVDKILNVAEPTQPYWVEYLFKIVFGIYMLVSVVVLINLLIAMMSDTYQRIQAQSDIEWKFGLSKLIRNMHRTTTAPSPLNLVTTWFMWIVEKVKARMKKKKRPSLVQMMGIRQASPRTKAGAKWLSKIKKDSVALSVVHLSPLGSQTSFTAANQNRIENVADWEAIAKKYRALVGDEEGGSIKDSEAESGSVEGSGGGGTGAPPPPAQVGNNVAAAPPQEQLPHV